GTCGGGGGTCGTCCATGGATTGCAGGCGGGACACCAGGCGCCGGCGGAGGGCGGTGTCGTCGGGGACTCCGAGGATGTGCGCGTAGTGGGCCGCGAGCGCCGAGACCATCGATGCGGCCTCGGTCGAGGCTGGATCGATGCCTGCCGCCAAGGCCGGGGCGAACTGCGCGCGTACAGCCTCGGCGAGGATGCGTGGCAGGCCGGTGCTGTCGTCCTGGGCGCGGTCGGCCGCCAGATCCCTGGCCATGCCCTGCATGGTGGAGCGGAACCCCGGATCCTGGAACAGCTCGGCAAGCTCCACCCAAGCCTCGACCTGTTCGGCCTCGGGGTTGTCCGGTAGCTCGGGCGTGAGGGAGCGGGTGACCGCCGCGAAGGCAGGGTGGTCGTGAAGGCCGTCGAATACGGTGCCCAGGAAGTCGTCGATCAGACGTTGGCGTTCGTCTTCGGAGAGCTTGGCCAGCTTGTGCATGAGATCCAACTCCTCAGGGGTGGAACCGCGCTTGGCCACCGCTGTCAGCACCGCTCGCCGTAGGCGCAGCACACGGATCTGCACCTCAAGCGCGTCCGCGTGTGCTGCGGCAACCTCGGGGAGGGAGACCTCCCGGTCCACGACCTTCCGGATGGTGGGGAGGTCAAGACCCAGGTCGCGCAGGGTGCGTACGAGGTCGAGGCGGGTGACGGCGTCGGTGCCGTACAGGCGGTAGCCGGCCGGGCTGCGGTCGGCCGGCGGCACGATCCCCGCGTCGGAGTAGAACCTGACGGTCTTGACGGTCAGGCCGGTCCGCCGTGCCAGATCACCGATCGAGTAGAGCGTGTCGCCGTTCATGACCCCACCTTCGTGTCTCCCCCTACTGGAGACTCAAGCCGCGTCAGCCATGGGGATGGAGTCCAGTACCTACTGAGCACGCGCACGCGTGGCCCCCAGGGCGTTGAGCAGGTGGCGGATCGCGGGGGACAGCGGCCCCGGTCGCACGGCAAGGCTGACGGGCGAGCGCGCGCCGAGCAGCGCCCGGAAGGCGATACGGCGGGCCGGGGGAAGATCACCCACAAGGTCGAAGACCGTCCAGGAGGCCGCCCCTCTCATCGAGCAATCTGAGTCCGTGGCGATCGCTGCCAGCGTCTCCTGCAAGGTGGTGAAGTGCGGTCCGGCCGGCATGTCGATGCCCGATGTCCGCAGCAAGCCCGTCACCAGATCGTGAAACGCCGGGTTGCGCTCCCGTGGCGCCAACCGCAGCGGCAGGCCCGCGAGATCGGCCGGTTCGAGACGGGGCATGGCTGCCAGCGGATGGTTCGCGGGCAGTGCGACGATCAGCGGATCGTCCC
This Streptomyces sp. NBC_01283 DNA region includes the following protein-coding sequences:
- a CDS encoding MerR family transcriptional regulator, translating into MNGDTLYSIGDLARRTGLTVKTVRFYSDAGIVPPADRSPAGYRLYGTDAVTRLDLVRTLRDLGLDLPTIRKVVDREVSLPEVAAAHADALEVQIRVLRLRRAVLTAVAKRGSTPEELDLMHKLAKLSEDERQRLIDDFLGTVFDGLHDHPAFAAVTRSLTPELPDNPEAEQVEAWVELAELFQDPGFRSTMQGMARDLAADRAQDDSTGLPRILAEAVRAQFAPALAAGIDPASTEAASMVSALAAHYAHILGVPDDTALRRRLVSRLQSMDDPRRDRYLTLLAVINGWPAPESLAPALDWAIAALRARLPQ